A genomic region of Rhipicephalus sanguineus isolate Rsan-2018 chromosome 1, BIME_Rsan_1.4, whole genome shotgun sequence contains the following coding sequences:
- the LOC119400214 gene encoding uncharacterized protein LOC119400214 isoform X1, which yields MQVCKPLPLFARKSDDAFLLVFPCPQTLWEIVLDCFSVTLLLLRSGDIETNPGPTTRSENLLDIESLPENPTEQMPVLFKLIKDIHTRSLQSAKVQNELAADMKSIKCGQKNIEAKIIAVQKRLDDLEQKSEVLEKVNGELSEVHASVNNLEARNFSLQSRLDDLEDRSRRNNLLFYGFPDSKETWQETEAKLTSEIKSVLSTFTGSTIERAHRLGSFAPTKCRPIIVKLTDFKSKEQLFSLRGQLKQRNIGVSEDFSASTRLARKKLTEFRTNQPNPASFKLRYNKMLGNGKCYIYNTNLGIVEESQSQTSYAGHARHQPTNSSQ from the coding sequence ATGCAGGTGTGTAAACCATTACCGCTATTTGCTAGGAAATCAGATGACGCCTTTCTGCTAGTGTTCCCGTGTCCACAAACGTTATGGGAAATTGTATTAGACTGTTTTTCAGTGACATTGCTTTTGTTACGCTCTGGTGACATCGAAACAAATCCGGGACCAACTACGCGCTCAGAAAATCTATTAGATATCGAATCTCTGCCTGAAAACCCAACCGAGCAAATGCCTGTTCTTTTTAAATTGATCAAGGATATTCATACACGATCATTACAAAGTGCGAAGGTTCAGAACGAATTAGCAGCTGATATGAAGTCAATTAAGTGTGGCCAGAAGAACATAGAGGCAAAGATTATCGCCGTACAAAAGCGCCTCGACGACCTCGAGCAAAAATCTGAAGTCCTCGAGAAAGTTAATGGAGAGCTATCTGAAGTGCATGCTTCGGTCAACAACCTCGAAGCACGCAATTTTTCACTTCAGTCACGACTCGATGACTTGGAAGATCGCTCACGGCGAAACAATCTTCTCTTCTATGGTTTTCCCGATTCCAAAGAAACATGGCAGGAAACAGAGGCCAAACTGACCTCTGAAATAAAGTCAGTTTTAAGTACCTTCACAGGCAGCACGATTGAGAGGGCACACAGGCTAGGTTCCTTTGCTCCTACCAAGTGCCGCCCGATAATTGTCAAGCTGACTGACTTCAAATCTAAAGAGCAACTTTTTTCGCTCCGAGGCCAATTAAAGCAAAGAAACATCGGTGTATCGGAAGATTTCTCAGCATCTACCCGCCTGGCGCGCAAAAAGCTAACTGAATTTCGTACCAACCAGCCTAATCCTGCATCCTTTAAACTTCGCTACAATAAGATGCTAGGTAACGGCAAGTGTTATATCTACAATACTAACCTTGGCATCGTCGAAGAATCGCAATCACAAACTTCTTATGCAGGCCACGCTCGACACCAGCCTACAAACAGTTCACAATAG